The following proteins are encoded in a genomic region of Mycolicibacterium confluentis:
- the holA gene encoding DNA polymerase III subunit delta — MSQQVPGLHLVLGEEELLVERAITAVLRDARRRAGTGVGDIPVDRLRAGEVSTSELAELLSPSLFADERIVVLESAGEAGKDAVALIAAAAADLPSGTDLVVVHSGGGRAKALATQLRDLGATVHECAKIKPSERAAFVRAEFRALKIKASDDTITAMLDAVGSDIRELAAACSQLVADTDGRVDAAAVRRYHSGKAEVKGFDIADKAVVGDVEGAAEALRWAMLSGEPRVVLADALAEAVHTIARVAPLSGDPYRLAGELGMPPWRIQKAQKQARRWSRDRVATALRLVADLNADVKGAAADADYALEAAVRKVAELADQG, encoded by the coding sequence GTGAGCCAACAGGTTCCGGGCCTGCACCTAGTGCTCGGTGAAGAAGAACTGCTCGTCGAACGCGCCATCACGGCGGTGCTGCGGGACGCCCGTCGTCGCGCGGGCACCGGTGTCGGTGATATCCCCGTGGATCGCCTGCGCGCGGGGGAGGTCAGCACCAGTGAGTTGGCCGAACTGCTGAGCCCATCGTTGTTCGCCGACGAGCGCATCGTGGTGTTGGAGTCGGCCGGCGAGGCCGGCAAGGACGCGGTGGCCCTGATCGCGGCCGCGGCTGCGGATCTGCCGTCGGGCACCGACCTGGTGGTCGTGCACTCGGGTGGCGGTCGGGCCAAGGCCTTGGCCACCCAACTCCGCGACCTCGGCGCCACGGTGCACGAGTGCGCCAAGATCAAGCCCTCCGAGCGCGCCGCCTTCGTCCGCGCCGAGTTCCGGGCGCTCAAGATCAAGGCGAGTGACGACACCATCACGGCGATGCTCGACGCCGTCGGCTCCGATATCCGGGAATTGGCGGCGGCGTGCTCGCAACTGGTCGCCGACACCGACGGCCGGGTCGACGCCGCGGCGGTGCGCCGCTATCACAGCGGTAAAGCCGAGGTGAAGGGATTCGACATCGCCGACAAGGCCGTGGTCGGGGATGTCGAGGGTGCGGCGGAGGCGCTGCGCTGGGCGATGTTGTCCGGTGAACCCCGGGTCGTGCTGGCGGATGCGCTCGCCGAGGCCGTGCACACCATCGCCCGGGTTGCCCCGCTGTCAGGGGATCCGTACCGGCTGGCCGGTGAACTGGGTATGCCGCCGTGGCGCATTCAGAAGGCGCAGAAGCAGGCGCGCAGATGGTCGCGCGATCGGGTCGCCACCGCGCTGCGATTGGTGGCAGACCTGAACGCCGACGTAAAAGGAGCGGCCGCCGACGCGGATTACGCGCTGGAGGCGGCCGTTCGAAAGGTCGCCGAACTGGCCGACCAGGGTTAG
- the rpsT gene encoding 30S ribosomal protein S20, whose product MANIKSQEKRIRTNERARLRNQSVKSSLRTAVRGFREAVEAGDKDKASELLTATARKLDKAASAGVIHKNQAANKKSALALALNKL is encoded by the coding sequence GTGGCCAACATCAAGTCGCAGGAAAAGCGCATCCGCACCAACGAGCGCGCCCGTCTGCGCAACCAGTCGGTGAAGTCGTCACTTCGCACGGCTGTCCGCGGTTTCCGTGAGGCCGTTGAGGCTGGCGACAAGGACAAGGCTTCTGAGCTGCTGACCGCCACGGCGCGCAAGCTCGACAAGGCCGCCAGCGCCGGCGTCATCCACAAGAACCAGGCCGCCAACAAGAAGTCGGCGCTCGCCTTGGCGCTCAACAAGCTCTGA
- a CDS encoding circularly permuted type 2 ATP-grasp protein, with protein MSLRTLPSEGGRQSQKSRSSRKYEQIFDGYNKLGSYAQAFDEMFDADGNVRGPYKGIYAELAPSDASELAARSEALGRAFIDQGITFSLSGQERPFPLDLVPRVISAAEWSRLEKGIKQRVTALEMYLDDIYGDQEILRDGVIPRRLVTSCEHFHREAAGIVPPNGVRIHVAGIDLVRDGQGTFRVLEDNLRSPSGVSYVMENRRTMARVFPDLFATHRVRAVGDYSSHLLRALRKAAATNEADPTVVVLTPGVYNSAYFEHSLLARQMGVELVEGRDLFCRDNTVYMRTTEGERQVDVIYRRIDDEYLDPMHFRPDSVLGVAGILNAARAGNVVISSAIGNGVGDDKLVYTYVPTIIDYYLGEKPLLANVDTFRCWLNDECEEVLDRIDELVIKPVEGSGGYGIVFGPDASEKELATIRKKVQSDPRGWIAQPVVQLSTVPTQIDDALAPRHVDLRPFAVNDGDEVWVLPGGLTRVALPEGSLVVNSSQGGGSKDTWVLASRTSSADRELAAAEVVRKLPTSPRSDRASRNGKASSTKESNQQQQQQQQQSSTDHQQQQQQQQQQQAVMR; from the coding sequence GTGAGTCTCCGAACGTTGCCGAGCGAGGGTGGGCGTCAGTCCCAGAAATCGCGTTCCTCCCGTAAATACGAGCAGATTTTCGATGGTTACAACAAGCTCGGCTCGTACGCCCAGGCGTTTGACGAGATGTTCGACGCCGACGGCAATGTGCGTGGCCCGTACAAGGGCATCTACGCCGAGCTTGCGCCGTCGGACGCCTCGGAGTTGGCGGCACGGTCGGAGGCGCTGGGCCGCGCGTTCATCGACCAGGGCATCACGTTCTCGCTGTCCGGTCAGGAGCGGCCGTTCCCGCTGGACCTGGTCCCACGGGTCATCTCCGCTGCCGAGTGGTCGCGCCTGGAGAAGGGCATCAAGCAGCGGGTCACCGCGCTGGAGATGTACCTCGACGACATCTACGGCGACCAGGAGATCCTGCGCGACGGAGTCATCCCGCGCCGCCTGGTGACCTCGTGTGAACACTTCCACCGTGAGGCCGCCGGCATCGTGCCGCCCAACGGCGTGCGCATCCACGTCGCGGGCATCGACCTGGTCCGTGACGGGCAGGGCACCTTCCGAGTGCTCGAGGACAATCTGCGCTCGCCGTCGGGGGTGTCCTACGTGATGGAGAACCGCCGCACCATGGCGCGCGTGTTCCCCGACCTCTTCGCGACGCACCGGGTTCGTGCGGTCGGTGACTACTCGTCGCACCTGCTGCGGGCCCTGCGCAAGGCCGCCGCCACCAACGAGGCCGACCCGACCGTCGTCGTGCTCACGCCCGGCGTCTACAACTCGGCCTACTTCGAGCATTCGCTGCTGGCCCGGCAGATGGGCGTCGAACTGGTCGAGGGGCGTGACCTCTTCTGTCGCGACAACACCGTCTATATGCGCACCACCGAAGGTGAGCGTCAGGTGGACGTCATCTACCGGCGCATCGACGACGAGTACCTCGACCCCATGCACTTCCGGCCCGACTCGGTGCTCGGGGTGGCCGGCATCCTCAACGCGGCCCGCGCCGGCAACGTCGTCATCTCCTCGGCGATCGGCAACGGCGTCGGCGACGACAAGCTGGTCTACACCTATGTGCCGACCATCATCGACTACTACCTCGGAGAGAAGCCGCTGCTGGCCAACGTCGACACGTTCCGGTGCTGGCTCAACGACGAATGCGAGGAGGTGCTGGACCGGATCGACGAGTTGGTGATCAAACCCGTCGAGGGCTCCGGGGGTTACGGCATCGTGTTCGGACCCGACGCCTCGGAGAAGGAACTGGCGACCATCCGCAAGAAGGTGCAGTCCGATCCGCGCGGCTGGATCGCCCAGCCCGTGGTGCAGTTGTCCACGGTGCCCACCCAGATCGACGATGCCTTGGCGCCCCGCCACGTCGACCTGCGTCCCTTCGCCGTCAACGACGGTGACGAGGTCTGGGTGCTGCCGGGCGGGCTGACCCGGGTGGCGCTGCCCGAGGGATCCCTCGTCGTCAACTCCAGTCAGGGCGGCGGTTCGAAGGACACCTGGGTGCTGGCGTCGCGCACGTCGTCGGCCGACCGTGAGTTGGCCGCGGCCGAGGTGGTCCGCAAACTGCCCACCTCGCCGCGCTCCGATCGTGCGTCGAGGAATGGGAAAGCTTCCAGTACAAAGGAATCCAACCAACAGCAGCAGCAGCAACAACAGCAGTCCAGCACGGACCACCAACAACAGCAGCAGCAGCAGCAACAGCAGCAGGCGGTGATGCGCTGA
- a CDS encoding alpha-E domain-containing protein codes for MLARNAESLYWIGRYVERADDTARILDVTVHQLLEDSSVDPDETSRVLLKVLGIEPPDEQLDVWSLTDLVAFSRNVEGGCSIVDSISAARENARGAREVTSTEMWECLNTTYNALAERERAARRLGPHEFLGYVEGRAAMFAGLADSTLSRDDGYRFMVLGRAIERIDMTVRMLLSRVGDSASSPAWVTVLRSAGAHDTYLRTYRGVLDAGRVVEFMLLDRLFPRSVFYSLRLAEHSLDELLNHPHNRLGATAEAQRLLGSARSELEFLRPGVLLESLETRLAGLQKTCSDVGEALATQYFHSAPWVAWTDAGHDSLVIEEGEI; via the coding sequence ATGCTGGCACGCAATGCCGAGTCGCTGTACTGGATCGGCCGCTACGTCGAACGCGCTGATGACACCGCACGCATCCTCGACGTCACGGTGCACCAACTGCTCGAGGACTCCAGCGTGGACCCGGATGAGACGTCGCGCGTGCTGCTGAAGGTGCTGGGTATCGAACCGCCCGACGAACAACTGGACGTGTGGTCGCTGACCGACCTGGTCGCGTTCAGCCGCAACGTCGAGGGCGGCTGCTCGATCGTCGACTCGATCTCGGCAGCCCGCGAGAACGCCCGCGGCGCACGTGAAGTGACCTCGACCGAGATGTGGGAGTGCCTCAACACCACCTACAACGCGCTGGCCGAACGTGAGCGCGCGGCACGTCGACTCGGCCCGCACGAGTTCCTCGGTTACGTCGAGGGGCGGGCGGCGATGTTCGCGGGCCTCGCCGATTCGACGCTCTCGCGCGACGACGGATACCGGTTCATGGTGCTGGGCCGGGCGATCGAACGCATCGACATGACGGTGCGGATGCTGCTGTCCCGCGTCGGCGACAGCGCGTCCTCGCCCGCGTGGGTCACGGTGCTGCGCTCCGCCGGTGCGCACGACACCTACCTGCGCACCTACCGCGGTGTGCTCGACGCCGGTCGTGTCGTCGAATTCATGCTGCTGGACCGGCTTTTCCCGCGGTCGGTGTTCTACTCGCTGAGGCTGGCAGAACACAGTCTCGACGAACTGCTCAACCATCCGCACAACCGCCTCGGCGCCACGGCCGAAGCCCAACGCCTGCTCGGCAGCGCGCGAAGCGAACTGGAGTTCCTGCGCCCCGGCGTGCTGCTGGAGTCGCTGGAGACCCGGTTGGCCGGGTTGCAGAAGACCTGCTCCGACGTGGGCGAGGCGCTCGCGACGCAGTATTTCCACTCCGCGCCCTGGGTGGCGTGGACCGACGCTGGACACGACTCACTGGTCATCGAAGAGGGTGAAATCTGA
- a CDS encoding transglutaminase family protein — translation MWRMRVVHATGYAYKSAVTASFNEARLTPRSDSRQNVILNRIETVPATRSYRYVDYWGTAVTAFDLHAPHTELEVTASSVVETERPGPPETTVTWEDLASEAAIDRFDELLSPTHYTPASRRIERVGRGIAKSHDPQQAVIEAARWVQGELKYVPGTTGVHSSGLDALREGRGVCQDFAHLMLILLRGMGIPARYVSGYLHPKRNAKVGDTVEGQSHAWIQAWTGEWWHYDPTNDSHINEQYVSVGVGRDYSDVPPLKGIYSGEGSTDLDVIVEITRLA, via the coding sequence ATGTGGCGCATGCGGGTGGTGCACGCAACCGGCTATGCGTACAAGTCGGCGGTCACGGCGTCGTTCAACGAGGCCCGGCTCACGCCGCGATCGGATTCGCGGCAGAACGTGATCCTCAACCGTATCGAGACGGTGCCGGCCACGCGGTCCTACCGCTACGTCGACTACTGGGGCACCGCGGTGACGGCGTTCGATCTGCACGCGCCGCACACCGAACTGGAGGTGACGGCGTCCTCGGTCGTGGAGACCGAACGACCCGGCCCGCCCGAGACCACCGTGACGTGGGAGGACTTGGCGTCGGAGGCGGCCATCGACCGCTTCGACGAACTGCTCAGTCCCACGCACTACACACCGGCGAGCAGGCGCATTGAGCGTGTGGGCCGAGGGATCGCGAAGAGCCACGACCCGCAGCAGGCCGTCATCGAGGCCGCGCGCTGGGTGCAGGGTGAGCTCAAGTACGTGCCCGGCACCACGGGCGTGCACTCCTCGGGCCTCGACGCGCTGCGCGAGGGCCGGGGCGTCTGCCAGGACTTCGCGCACCTGATGTTGATCCTGTTGCGCGGCATGGGAATCCCTGCCCGCTACGTGTCGGGTTACCTGCATCCCAAGCGCAATGCCAAGGTCGGTGACACGGTCGAAGGGCAGAGCCATGCCTGGATCCAGGCATGGACCGGCGAGTGGTGGCACTACGACCCGACCAACGACTCGCACATCAACGAGCAGTACGTCAGTGTCGGCGTGGGCCGGGACTACTCCGACGTGCCCCCGCTGAAGGGCATCTACTCAGGGGAGGGGTCGACGGACCTCGACGTGATCGTGGAGATCACCCGCCTGGCCTGA
- a CDS encoding ribonuclease Z: protein MAIEITLLGTGSPIPDPLRAGPSTLVRAGGQTLLVDCGRGVLQRAAAVGVGPNALDALLLTHLHSDHIADLGDVIISRWVTTFTEQVPLPIIGPPGTAEVVSATLKAFGFDIGYRIAHHADLNEPPPLEVSEHVDGQVWNRGGVSITARPTDHRPVEPTIGFRVSFEGNSVVLAGDTVPCSGLDELARGADALVHTVIREDLVEQIPMQRLRDICDYHSSVQQAGATAQRAGVGTLVLTHYVPALVPGQEDQWRALAAEEFDGRIELGDDLLQVTVG from the coding sequence ATGGCGATTGAAATCACCCTGCTCGGCACCGGAAGTCCCATTCCCGACCCTCTGCGCGCGGGTCCCTCGACGTTGGTACGCGCCGGCGGGCAGACGCTGCTGGTGGACTGCGGACGCGGCGTTCTGCAACGCGCCGCCGCGGTCGGAGTCGGCCCCAACGCCCTCGACGCCCTGCTGCTGACGCACCTGCACAGCGACCACATCGCCGATCTGGGTGACGTGATCATCTCGCGGTGGGTGACCACCTTCACCGAACAGGTGCCACTGCCGATCATCGGCCCACCCGGCACGGCCGAGGTGGTCTCGGCGACGCTGAAGGCCTTCGGGTTCGACATCGGATATCGCATCGCGCATCACGCCGACCTCAACGAGCCTCCGCCGTTGGAGGTCTCCGAGCACGTCGACGGCCAGGTGTGGAATCGCGGCGGGGTCAGCATCACCGCGCGCCCCACCGACCACCGCCCTGTGGAACCGACCATCGGTTTCCGCGTGTCCTTCGAGGGCAACTCCGTGGTGCTCGCGGGCGACACCGTGCCGTGCTCAGGCCTCGACGAACTGGCCCGAGGCGCGGACGCGCTGGTGCACACCGTGATTCGCGAGGACCTGGTGGAACAGATTCCCATGCAGCGGCTTCGGGACATCTGCGACTACCACTCCTCGGTGCAGCAGGCCGGGGCCACCGCACAGCGCGCCGGTGTCGGCACGCTCGTGCTGACGCACTACGTACCCGCCCTCGTCCCCGGGCAGGAGGACCAGTGGCGGGCGCTGGCCGCCGAGGAGTTCGACGGACGCATCGAACTCGGCGACGACCTGCTTCAGGTCACGGTGGGCTGA
- a CDS encoding CBS domain-containing protein has protein sequence MRIADVLRNKGSDVATMRPEATVRELLAGLAGHNIGAMVVVGSAGVIAGIVSERDIVRKLYEHGPDVLELPVAQIMTPAVATCGMDSSVDDLSEMMTHNRVRHIPVLVEGRLAGIVSIGDIVKTRLEELKSEQEQLQAYITQG, from the coding sequence ATGCGGATTGCCGATGTGCTGCGAAACAAGGGGTCCGACGTCGCCACGATGCGCCCCGAGGCGACGGTGCGCGAGTTGTTGGCCGGTCTGGCCGGCCACAACATCGGTGCCATGGTGGTGGTCGGATCGGCCGGCGTGATCGCCGGGATCGTCTCCGAGCGTGACATCGTCCGCAAGCTGTACGAGCACGGACCCGACGTCCTGGAGTTGCCGGTCGCGCAGATCATGACGCCTGCGGTGGCCACCTGCGGCATGGACTCGTCGGTCGATGACCTGTCGGAGATGATGACGCACAACCGGGTTCGCCACATTCCAGTGCTGGTGGAAGGCCGTCTGGCCGGCATCGTGAGCATCGGTGACATCGTCAAGACCCGCCTGGAGGAGCTCAAGTCCGAACAGGAGCAGTTGCAGGCCTACATCACCCAGGGCTGA
- a CDS encoding GNAT family N-acetyltransferase: protein MNAPDATPQVAPARRADVRELACTLGRAFFDDPVAMWMIPDPGRRAKALPITFGAMARHHYLPGGGLDVASDGLHIAAAALWSPPGGWRTTRGQDLRMIPSFLRAVGTQFSRARQADELMKENHPEEPHWYLGVLGSDPTFRGAGYGRALMDSRLAHCDAEAAPAYLESSKPDNIPYYERFGFVVTGELALPDGGPTLWQMWRAPR from the coding sequence ATGAATGCCCCCGACGCCACACCCCAGGTTGCCCCGGCCCGCCGGGCCGATGTCCGCGAATTGGCGTGCACGCTCGGTCGTGCGTTCTTCGACGATCCGGTCGCGATGTGGATGATTCCGGACCCCGGTCGGCGGGCCAAGGCGCTGCCCATCACCTTCGGGGCGATGGCACGGCATCACTACCTGCCGGGTGGTGGGCTCGACGTCGCATCCGACGGCCTGCACATCGCCGCGGCGGCGTTGTGGTCGCCACCCGGTGGCTGGCGAACGACGCGCGGTCAGGACCTCCGGATGATCCCGAGCTTTCTGCGGGCCGTCGGAACGCAGTTCTCGCGGGCCCGGCAGGCCGACGAGTTGATGAAGGAGAACCACCCGGAGGAGCCACACTGGTATCTCGGGGTGCTCGGCAGCGATCCCACGTTCCGCGGCGCGGGGTATGGGCGCGCACTGATGGACTCGAGGTTGGCCCACTGCGACGCCGAAGCCGCTCCGGCCTATCTGGAGTCCAGCAAGCCCGACAACATCCCGTACTACGAGCGGTTCGGGTTCGTCGTCACCGGTGAGCTCGCCCTGCCCGACGGCGGGCCGACGCTGTGGCAGATGTGGCGAGCGCCTCGCTGA
- a CDS encoding type II toxin-antitoxin system PemK/MazF family toxin gives MASQWKTFQKFAEQLVFKEAPRLIRNLQNPQAVQRSIQQGIQQGLRVGIDVLAGAGAETPAAITTGRPVTSSFAPTAHRARRVAYAPDLDGKADPGEIVWTWVVFEDDPTRGKDRPVLVVGRDGHLLLGLMLSSQNHHSDDRNWVGIGTGSWDYDGRPSWVRLDRVLDVPEEGIRREGAILERTTFEVIAARLRTEYSWS, from the coding sequence ATGGCGTCCCAATGGAAGACATTCCAGAAGTTCGCAGAGCAGCTTGTGTTCAAGGAAGCGCCGCGGCTGATCAGGAATCTGCAGAATCCCCAGGCTGTGCAGCGCTCGATTCAGCAGGGCATCCAGCAGGGCCTCAGGGTGGGCATCGACGTGCTGGCGGGCGCCGGCGCCGAAACGCCCGCGGCGATCACCACGGGCCGCCCGGTGACCAGCAGCTTCGCCCCTACGGCCCATCGTGCTCGCCGCGTGGCCTACGCCCCCGACCTCGACGGCAAGGCCGATCCCGGGGAGATCGTGTGGACCTGGGTGGTGTTCGAGGATGACCCGACGCGCGGCAAGGACCGGCCCGTCCTGGTCGTGGGGCGCGACGGACACTTGCTGCTCGGGCTGATGCTCTCCAGCCAGAACCACCACTCCGATGACCGCAATTGGGTCGGCATCGGCACCGGAAGCTGGGACTACGACGGCCGGCCCAGTTGGGTCCGCCTCGACCGCGTTCTCGACGTTCCCGAGGAGGGCATCCGCCGCGAAGGGGCGATCCTCGAGCGCACCACGTTCGAGGTGATCGCCGCGCGCCTGCGCACCGAGTACTCCTGGAGCTAG
- the lepA gene encoding translation elongation factor 4, which yields MLLTSPQAHRHRAYQEIPISSFADKTFTAPAQIRNFCIIAHIDHGKSTLADRMLQLTGVVDERSMRAQYLDRMDIERERGITIKAQNVRLPWTVREGENAGEQVVLHLIDTPGHVDFTYEVSRALEACEGAVLLVDAAQGIEAQTLANLYLALDRDLTVIPVLNKIDLPAADPDRYAGELAHIIGCDPSDVLRVSGKTGVGVAELLDEVVRQVPAPQGDADAPARAMIFDSVYDIYRGVVTYVRVVDGKITPRERIAMMSTGATHELLEVGIVSPEPKPTQGLGVGEVGYLITGVKDVRQSKVGDTVTTARRGATEALTGYREPKPMVYSGLYPVDGSDYPNLRDALDKLQLNDAALTYEPETSVALGFGFRCGFLGLLHMEITRERLEREFDLDLISTSPNVVYRVEKDDGTEMTVTNPADWPEGKVRTVFEPVVKTTIIAPSEFIGTIMELCQSRRGELGGMDYLSPERVELRYTMPLGEIIFDFFDSLKSRTRGYASLDYEEAGEQEASLVKVDILLQGEAVDAFSAIVHKDSAFAYGNKMTTKLKELIPRQQFEVPVQAAIGSKIIARENIRAIRKDVLSKCYGGDITRKRKLLEKQKEGKKRMKTIGRVEVPQEAFVAALSTDAAADKAAKK from the coding sequence ATACTCTTGACAAGCCCCCAGGCTCATCGACACCGCGCTTACCAGGAGATTCCCATCAGCAGCTTCGCCGACAAGACGTTCACTGCGCCGGCGCAGATACGGAACTTCTGCATCATCGCCCACATCGACCATGGCAAGTCCACCCTGGCCGACCGGATGCTGCAGCTCACGGGCGTGGTCGACGAGCGCTCGATGCGCGCGCAGTACCTCGACCGGATGGACATCGAGCGTGAGCGCGGCATCACGATCAAGGCGCAGAACGTGCGCCTGCCCTGGACCGTCCGGGAGGGCGAGAACGCCGGCGAGCAGGTCGTGCTGCATTTGATCGACACGCCTGGGCATGTTGATTTCACCTACGAGGTGTCCCGCGCGCTGGAGGCCTGCGAGGGTGCCGTCCTGCTGGTCGACGCCGCGCAGGGCATCGAGGCGCAGACCCTGGCCAACCTCTACCTGGCGCTCGACCGGGACCTGACCGTCATCCCGGTGCTCAACAAGATCGACCTGCCCGCGGCGGATCCCGACCGCTACGCCGGCGAACTGGCCCACATCATCGGGTGCGATCCGTCGGACGTGCTGCGGGTGTCGGGTAAGACCGGTGTGGGCGTGGCCGAACTGCTCGACGAGGTGGTCCGGCAGGTGCCCGCGCCGCAGGGTGACGCTGACGCACCCGCGCGGGCGATGATCTTCGACTCGGTCTACGACATCTACCGCGGCGTCGTCACCTACGTGCGTGTGGTGGACGGCAAGATCACCCCGCGCGAACGCATCGCGATGATGTCGACCGGCGCCACCCATGAACTGCTCGAGGTCGGCATCGTCTCGCCGGAGCCGAAACCGACCCAGGGGCTGGGCGTCGGCGAGGTGGGCTACCTCATCACCGGGGTGAAGGATGTGCGCCAGTCCAAGGTCGGTGACACCGTCACCACCGCACGGCGCGGGGCCACCGAGGCACTGACCGGGTACCGCGAGCCCAAGCCGATGGTCTATTCGGGGCTCTATCCCGTCGACGGCTCCGACTACCCGAACCTGCGTGACGCCCTCGACAAGCTGCAGTTGAACGACGCGGCCCTGACCTACGAGCCCGAGACCTCGGTGGCGCTGGGCTTCGGCTTCCGCTGCGGATTCCTCGGTCTGCTGCACATGGAGATCACCCGCGAACGGCTCGAGCGCGAATTCGACCTGGATCTGATCTCGACCTCGCCCAACGTGGTGTACCGGGTCGAGAAGGATGACGGCACGGAGATGACGGTGACCAACCCGGCGGACTGGCCTGAAGGCAAGGTCCGCACGGTCTTCGAACCTGTGGTCAAGACGACCATCATCGCGCCCAGCGAGTTCATCGGCACCATCATGGAGCTGTGCCAGTCTCGCCGTGGCGAACTGGGCGGCATGGACTACCTGTCTCCCGAGCGCGTCGAACTGCGCTACACCATGCCGTTGGGCGAGATCATCTTCGACTTCTTCGACTCCCTGAAGTCACGCACCCGCGGGTACGCCAGCCTCGACTACGAGGAGGCGGGCGAGCAGGAGGCGTCGTTGGTCAAGGTCGACATCCTGCTGCAGGGCGAGGCCGTCGACGCGTTTTCGGCTATCGTGCACAAGGATTCGGCGTTCGCCTACGGCAACAAGATGACCACCAAGCTCAAAGAGCTGATCCCGCGGCAGCAGTTCGAGGTGCCGGTGCAGGCCGCCATCGGCTCGAAGATCATTGCCCGCGAAAACATCCGGGCCATCCGCAAGGACGTGCTGAGCAAATGCTACGGCGGTGACATCACCCGTAAGCGTAAGCTGCTCGAAAAGCAGAAGGAAGGCAAGAAGCGGATGAAGACGATCGGCCGGGTCGAAGTTCCGCAGGAGGCCTTTGTCGCCGCACTGTCGACCGACGCCGCCGCCGACAAGGCCGCGAAGAAATAG
- a CDS encoding sensor domain-containing protein, whose protein sequence is MRAALAIACIVGVLLSAGCSRTLSGTPQFESSGAAGSIEDMLLPEDEVNDLIGTSGMEIVETVEELTDNSMYASELECLGSLYHSEETVYDGSDVKGVADQIITEPDDVGDYWVEQTVVRLSSAGAVDDFVNQTKLDWSNCIGKDIVIDDDEGAATWRFEGVTIDGASIAQTARNVGGDDWQCRHVMRSVADVVIEASVCGETVQEGAAETLAERIAARVG, encoded by the coding sequence ATGCGGGCCGCGCTGGCGATCGCATGCATCGTGGGCGTGCTGCTGTCAGCGGGATGCAGCCGAACCCTGTCCGGCACACCGCAGTTCGAGTCCTCCGGGGCCGCGGGCTCGATTGAGGACATGCTGCTGCCCGAGGATGAGGTCAACGACCTCATCGGCACCTCCGGCATGGAGATCGTCGAGACGGTCGAGGAACTGACCGACAACAGCATGTATGCCTCCGAGTTGGAGTGCCTCGGGTCTCTGTACCACTCGGAGGAGACGGTCTATGACGGGAGTGACGTCAAGGGCGTCGCGGACCAGATCATCACGGAGCCAGACGATGTCGGTGATTATTGGGTCGAGCAGACGGTCGTGCGGTTGTCCTCGGCAGGCGCGGTCGACGACTTCGTCAATCAGACCAAGTTGGACTGGTCGAACTGCATCGGCAAGGACATCGTGATCGACGACGACGAGGGTGCGGCCACCTGGCGGTTTGAGGGCGTCACGATCGACGGGGCCAGCATCGCCCAGACCGCGCGGAATGTGGGTGGCGACGACTGGCAGTGCCGGCACGTGATGCGGTCGGTGGCCGACGTCGTCATCGAAGCCTCGGTGTGCGGGGAAACCGTGCAGGAGGGCGCGGCCGAGACCCTGGCGGAGCGCATCGCCGCCCGAGTGGGCTAG